The following coding sequences lie in one Lolium perenne isolate Kyuss_39 chromosome 2, Kyuss_2.0, whole genome shotgun sequence genomic window:
- the LOC127333076 gene encoding sphingosine kinase 1 has product MADPQAGARGPPEPQAETLVEPARVNGSTAEATLSNTELAWRPTGAVRDGGERRKLELESDVLGFQVEGRALKVATFARGDDARPPSPLGCGGGGGERKRGELVVEMESEEAAQRWGEAIGDCFAALGRPKRLLIIVNPYGGNKGGRKVFQTEVLPLIEAAGIHYIMQETTHRLHAQEIAHSLDLQKYDGIICVSGDGILVEVVNGLLQRDDWSTAIKVPVGIIPAGTGNGMVQALLHSAGEPFSMSNAVFAIIRGHKRALDVTSVVQGKTRFFSVMMLTWGLVADIDIESEKFRWMGSARIDFYSLLRVVNLRKYNGRILFVPAPGYERFGDPVEQTTSCKSDGASNTMEGDTSNVCNDVSCTYSGPSVDEAVLKWRSLNGPFVNAWISNIAFASEGVMIAPQAQFADGYLDAAIIKDCPRSVALGLLLRMKDGSYIESPYVEYFKVKALRIEPGLRVGSNTIGGIIDSDGEVLARGDITQTADEPEHLMAYGPPIQLTVDQGLANIFSPR; this is encoded by the exons ATGGCTGACCCCCAGGCAGGAGCGCGAGGTCCTCCGGAACCCCAGGCGGAGACCTTGGTGGAGCCTGCGCGGGTCAACGGCTCCACGGCGGAAGCCACGCTCTCTAATACCGAGCTAGCATGGCGCCCCACCGGCGCCGTCCGCGACGGCGGAGAGAGGCGGAAGCTGGAGCTTGAGTCGGACGTGCTCGGATTCCAGGTGGAAGGGAGGGCTCTTAAGGTCGCGACCTTCGCGAGGGGGGACGACGCGAGGCCGCCGTCGCCGCTGGgctgcggcggaggtggaggggagaggaagaggggagagctggtggtggagatggagAGCGAGGAGGCTGCGCAGAGGTGGGGAGAAGCCATTGGAGATTGCTTCGCGGCGCTCG GTCGACCGAAGAGATTGCTCATCATAGTGAATCCTTACGGTGGGAACAAAGGTGGACGTAAGGTTTTCCAAACTGAGGTCCTGCCCCTTATTGAAGCTGCTGGCATCCATTACATCATGCAAG AAACCACGCACCGTCTTCATGCTCAAGAAATTGCTCATTCACTGGATCTTCAGAAATATGATGGCATCATCTGTGTTAGTGGAGATGGTATCCTTGTAGAG GTTGTTAATGGTCTGCTGCAAAGAGATGACTGGAGCACAGCAATAAAAGTGCCAGTAGGGATCATCCCGGCAG GTACTGGAAATGGAATGGTGCAAGCTCTATTGCATTCTGCTGGTGAGCCCTTCTCTATGTCAAATGCTGTGTTTGCAATCATCAGAG GTCACAAGCGTGCCCTAGATGTCACTTCTGTTGTGCAAGGAAAGACAAGGTTTTTTAGTGTCATGATGCTTACATGGG GTTTGGTAGCTGATATTGATATTGAGTCAGAAAAGTTTAGGTGGATGGGAAGCGCTCGGATTGACTTCTAT TCCCTTCTACGCGTGGTGAACTTGCGAAAGTACAATGGGCGGATTCTTTTCGTCCCAGCCCCAGGATATGAAAGATTTGGCGATCCTGTGGAGCAAACGACCAGTTGTAAATCAGATGGGGCTAGCAACACCATGGAAGGAGACACATCAAATGTCTGTAATGATGTATCATGTACATATTCAGGCCCTTCAGTTGACGAAGCTGTTCTTAAATGGAGATCACTGAATGGCCCATTTGTTAACGCTTGGATCAGCAATATTGCTTTCGCTAGTGAAGGTGTCATGATAGCACCACAAGCACAG TTTGCAGATGGCTACTTGGATGCAGCTATAATCAAGGATTGCCCAAGGTCGGTTGCTCTTGGGCTCTTGCTCCGGATGAAGGACGGTAGCTACATCGAATCACCCTATGTGGAGTACTTCAAG GTGAAGGCTCTCCGAATCGAGCCTGGCCTGCGCGTCGGCAGTAATACCATAGGAGGCATCATCGACTCCGACGGTGAGGTTCTCGCGAGAGGCGACATAACCCAAACAGCCGATGAGCCGGAGCATCTAATGGCGTATGGCCCTCCTATTCAACTGACGGTGGATCAGGGACTGGCCAATATCTTCTCCCCAAGATGA
- the LOC127328668 gene encoding protein FAR1-RELATED SEQUENCE 5-like has protein sequence MDWFNLHCIDLNHPPGYDDFIEPDGTEAPLQGTSVDDTGANSGFMSVDDTTDGAPTGQTLSSEESGRDGEVQSMLEGFAPRKPYLGMKFDTWEAAKVHYNRKSSIWEVTQFIEEHTHETIKKLGLKKYLRSHKKIPKEEKKFIDLLDSVNLSARRIMDIMSELYGTGKAVPYDTKTISNYMASIDEKQNVKDIPELLNYFEEPKKEDPNFFYKYKLDSEDRVENIFSREVYKNYNDCISFETTYMTNTYKMSCAPIIGINRYGQTIHLGCGFLRNEKISNFVWLFEQFLDAMDGLHPLNIITDQDVAITTAIQEMFPNSCHRNCRWHIMQNAQGSPLGPFMAKHEELQREFNEIVDYSLTPVEFENRWGEMIERHGVSDNTDLAYLYEIRAKFVLAYFMDRFFPFLQTTARSEGFNVVLKRYVDPNASLLRFFKQYMKLQERIDITED, from the exons ATGGATTGGTTTAACCTGCATTGTATTGACCTGAACCATCCGCCTGGCTATGATGACTTCATTGAACCAGATGGAACTGAAGCACCACTACAAGGCACATCAGTAGATGATACTGGTGCTAATTCTGGATTCATGTCAGTAGATGATACTACTGATGGTGCACCGACTGGTCAAACACTGTCTAGTGAAGAAAGTGGCCGTGATGGTGAGGTGCAGTCAATGCTAGAAGGATTTGCACCACGTAAACCATACCTAGGGATGAAATTTGATACGTGGGAGGCTGCTAAAGTGCACTACAACAG GAAGAGTTCAATCTGGGAAGTAACACAGTTCATTGAAGAGCACACTCATGAAACTATCAAGAAGCTTGGTCTGAAGAAGTATTTACGGTCACACAAGAAAATACCAAAAGAAGAAAAGAAGTTCATTGATCTGTTAGACAGTGTGAACCTCTCAGCAAGAAGAATAATGGATATCATGTCTGAGCTTTATGGAACAGGAAAAGCGGTTCCTTATGACACAAAGACAATAAGTAACTACATGGCAAGTATAGATGAGAAGCAAAATGTGAAAGACATACCAGAGCTTTTGAATTACTTTGAGGAACCTAAGAAAGAAGATCCAAATTTCTTCTACAAATACAAACTTGATAGTGAGGACAGGGTTGAAAATATATTTTCTAGAGAAGTTTACAAGAATTACAATGACTGCATATCCTTTGAAACTACATACATGACAAACACTTATAAGATGTCGTGTGCACCCATCATTGGAATTAACAGATATGGGCAGACAATCCACTTGGGATGTGGCTTCTTGAGGAATGAGAAGATAAGTAACTTTGTCTGGTTGTTTGAGCAGTTCCTAGATGCTATGGATGGTTTACACCCTCTGAATATCATCACTGACCAGGATGTTGCTATTACTACTGCCATCCAAGAAATGTTTCCTAACTCGTGCCATAGGAACTGTCGGTGGCATATAATGCAAAATGCACAAGGATCCCCTCTCGGCCCTTTCATGGCGAAGCATGAGGAACTACAAAGGGAGTTCAATGAAATTGTTGACTATAGCCTGACACCTGTCGAGTTTGAGAACCGATGGGGAGAGATGATTGAGAGGCATGGTGTATCGGACAACACAGACCTTGCTTACCTATATGAAATTAGAGCTAAATTTGTCCTAGCTTATTTTATGGATAGGTTCTTCCCTTTCCTACAAACTACTGCTCGCAGTGAAGGATTCAATGTAGTTCTGAAGAGATATGTCGACCCAAATGCAAGCCTGCTACGTTTCTTCAAACAATACATGAAGTTACAAGAGAGGATAGATATTACTGAAGATTAA
- the LOC127328669 gene encoding protein FAR-RED ELONGATED HYPOCOTYL 3-like, with product MEEQVLSIYTLPIFRRFQIELNKFTSYNIQQINPSLFEVSPIRNAVFGYGARNYRITANLEQDEYSCECCKFTRDGLICCHIIKVMSAVGKVEVMPEHYILPRWSIPPPDIRIPQTEPQQMPAGKLSRKEMRLLRYGNLTKDFAKLVVNSYASEKTDEVARKHMRAIEAEFVAMKKQAADALKRKKKQKETVPPCVEHAETTENPSSSTVGAEHNMHVNKKARDPPLTVTKGRPEEKRKKSGLHLKPAKPTKCTICGSTLHNPKDCPSKIAMKEKTPIIQLFQ from the coding sequence ATGGAGGAGCAAGTACTATCCATTTACACACTTCCCATATTCAGGCGATTTCAAATTGAGTTGAACAAATTTACATCCTACAACATACAACAAATTAATCCTTCATTGTTTGAGGTTTCTCCAATCAGAAATGCAGTGTTTGGTTATGGAGCAAGGAATTACAGGATAACTGCAAATCTGGAGCAAGACGAATACAGTTGTGAATGCTGCAAATTTACTAGAGATGGGTTGATTTGTTGCCATATAATAAAGGTTATGTCTGCTGTGGGTAAAGTAGAAGTAATGCCAGAACATTACATTCTACCTAGGTGGTCAATTCCGCCTCCCGACATACGTATTCCTCAGACTGAACCCCAGCAGATGCCAGCGGGCAAATTGTCTAGGAAGGAAATGAGGTTACTTCGCTATGGTAACCTCACTAAAGATTTCGCAAAACTAGTAGTTAATTCATATGCTTCAGAAAAAACAGATGAAGTGGCTAGGAAGCATATGCGTGCAATAGAAGCTGAATTTGTAGCAATGAAGAAACAAGCGGCAGATGCATTGAAGAGAAAAAAGAAGCAGAAGGAAACAGTTCCTCCATGTGTAGAACATGCTGAAACTACAGAAAATCCTAGCAGCTCAACTGTTGGTGCTGAACATAATATGCATGTAAACAAGAAAGCTAGGGATCCACCTTTGACAGTAACAAAAGGGAGgccagaggagaagaggaagaagagtggACTACATCTTAAACCTGCAAAACCAACAAAATGTACTATTTGTGGGTCAACCTTGCATAATCCAAAAGATTGTCCATCTAAGATTGCAATGAAAGAGAAGACGCCAATTATTCAGCTTTTCCAATGA